A window of Felis catus isolate Fca126 chromosome A3, F.catus_Fca126_mat1.0, whole genome shotgun sequence genomic DNA:
cgtgtcCCCACATAGACTTGTACGTGAATGCTATCAATAGCTTTATTCCTAATAgcaagatagataaataaataaataaataaatacatacatacatacatacatacatacaacccAAGTAGCCATcaactgttgaatgaataaacaaaactatGGCATGTCcatacaagggaatactactcaccagtaaaaaggaaaacactccTGATACATAGAACAACATGGAttagctcatgtgattatggagacAGAGGTCCCATGATCTGCCATCTGCAGGCTGCaggcccaggaaagccagtggggTAGTCCCAGTCCAAACACAAAGTTCTGTGAACCAGGGGTGCCAATGGCGTAAAGGCCCAGCCTGAATCTGAAAACTGGCGAACCAAGAGTGCTGATGTCCAAGGTCAGGAGAAGGTGGATGTCTCAGCTCCATTCAGACCCACAAGGACTGGGTGATGCCCATCCCTATTGATGAGAttaatcttctttattcatctactgattcaaatgctaatctcttcctcAAACAcccccacagacacacccagaaatgttATTTTACCAGCCATCTGGACATCCCTTAGCCCAGTTAGGTTGATGCATAGAAACATTAGCATTAACAACTACCCCAAAACAATCTGTGGCACTTTTCAATACCAAAGCactggaataaagaaaataaaattaattcttacAAATCAATACAAAAACCCACAGGCAAcccaataaaaatgggcaaaagacattaacaggcatttcacaaaagaggatatcCAACTGGCCAATGAAAGTATGAAAAGGTGATCAACCAACCACATCAgtcattaaaatagaaatgagacACCATTACTCATCCACCAGACTgggggggtcgggggtggggagagagaaaagacagaaaatctaaCCATAATCTgtgctgatgagaatgtggagcaacaggaaagCTCATACACTGATAGTAGCAATGTAAATTGGTACCATCATTTTGGAAATCAGTTTGACATTATATAGTATAATGAAGCATACTTCTACCCCACAACCAACAACCCTACTACGAGGTATGTACCCTAGAGAAACTCTTGAATGTGCACCAGTGCCTTAGTTTGGATTCCTCCAAAGGGCCTGAGACAAGGACTTGGCACACGGGTAGTTTACTTTGGGATGTAGTCCTAAAGAACAGGAGTGGGGGACTAGAGTGATTGgaccagggaggaaggaaagccaTTCTAAGGCTGTGTCCCTTAGCTGTTACCACTGTGAGCAACCGGGGCTCAATCCTGCTGGATACCCTCTGAGGAAGGGTGCAAAGTGAACTGCCCACCCATGACCTGGAAATCCTTTGACTCCTGTCCCCATTGGCCAAAGATCCCTTTTCTTAGGATCTATGAGTAGAATAAATTACCTTTTCAATGGCAGGCATCTCTTGATCACCTGGCCTCACCATACCTGAATAACAAAACCTATCAAAACACCTACCaacgggggcatctgggtggctcagttggttaagcatctgacttcagctcagctcatgatctcatggttcgtgagttcaagccccacattaggctctgtactcacagtgcagagcttgcttcgggtcgtctgcctccctccctctgccccttccccacctctctctcaaactaaccaacaacaaaataaataaaaataaaaataaataaaacacctacTGACAATAGTTGAATAAATGGTCATATAGCTACACTATGCAATACTATACAGCCATATATATCTACAAACAACAAAGTAAGTATGATTCTCAAACATAATTTTGACAACAtagaaagacacaaaaaattaaagtatgatttcatttatataaagttcaaaatagGTAAGATGAATCTATAACACTGAGGATTGCATGTGTAGGAAATCCAACtataaaggaaagcaaagaaatgtgTATCACAAATGTCAAGACAGTGATTACCTCTAGGAGAGGAGGCAAGGGATTGTGATTTGGGGAGAGAGGCATATGGAGAGCTTCTGGGGAACTGGCAATATTCCCTCACTTCACCTGAATGATTTTAACAGGttttttgtacatatatttttatgcatttgctGCATGCATtctctcaagaaaaatatttgtaaattactaTCATGTACCTTGATGAACGAACAGAGGGATTAAAAGTGAGGATGAAAATAGATCAAAATGCTAATTGTATTAATCTATCTGGTGCATGTGTGCGTGTTCACTGACTGTAGAACCATAAAGACGCCAGATCGCTGCAGTGGAGTCTGGGAGGGTGATGCAGTGGGACAGACAGGGATAGACAGACAGGCAGGGACAGGTTACAAGGGACCTATATATACGGAGTTAAAGAGCTTGGACTTTATCCTGCTGGCAACGAACAGTAAGAACTGGGCATTTATTCTTCACATCATGTGCTGGGACTGGCAGAGGAAAATATCCACCTCCACCAGAGCCTCAAAGGAAGAAGTGGCCCCTAACAGCCAAGAACAAGAGCCTGGGTGGAAGGAGTCAGCTGCCAGGCTcgcctgcctcccccctccccaccccccccccccctgcagagCATATGATAGAAAAGAGTCTGTGGTATGCATCTATCACGTGTCTGCTCTGTGCTTCTCCTAGGCCACTGGGATAGAAGTGACTGTCCTTATTTTACAGACACGGCTGGTAGGTGATAGAGCAGGATGTCAATTCATTTGAAGTCATTTGAAAGAGCTCACGTCTTTTAATGACTTGCTATACTGCCTCTCCAAGACTATGGGACACATCATTCAGGGGCAAGTGAGAGAGGCTGGCAAGTCAGCAGCATAAAAGGCTGGCAGAGCCATGGGAGGAGACGAGATCATGCAGAGAGAATACCAGAACTCCCCTTAGACTAGCAACAGAAAGAAGGCATCCTGGAAAGGGTggctggggtgggatgggaggcCAGCTTGGAGTGCACTGAGGAGATTaagaagactttttaaagaaaaacggCTTTGAAtaggagggaaaaggaggaggtaGATGGAATGGAGGGCAGGGTAGATAACGGATCCTCTGGCTACTGCACAGTGTAACATTTACcaaaatatctacaaaaattcTGATGCTAGTTCAAGTCACTTTCATCCGTAACAAACTGGAAGCAGGACTATTAGATGTTAGGTGGAAAATCTAGAGCAGAATATGTCTCTTAATGGGCAGATAAGGGAATACCATAAGCAGAAGTTAAAAAGTGTAAATGATTTAGAATTATGTTGCTATCTATAAAACTTCACTATTGGAAACAGCTCAAATTTCCACCAATAAAAGAATGTTTTGAAACTCTGATACATTCTTACAATTCTCTGCTACTCCATCCCAGCCACTTTGTCTCTGGGTGTTTGCTACCTTTTACTTTGGTTGATATGTAAAAATTTGACTTTGCTTTCAGAAGAACTCGCAGCAATGCACTCCTAAGTAAAGCGTAAGACAGTCATTGTCCTTACAAAGCAAGGGAATGGCTTTGGCATCAGACTGACTCGGTGGTAATCTTACCTTCACCATTTActtagtttcctcctctataaaatgataACAGTCCCTACCTTTATCTATTACCAAAATATAAGCCTCTCCAGACgttaacttatttaattctccCATCCATCACCCAAATGAGTTCAATACCGTGGTTTCCTTGTTTTTCTAATAacggaactgaggcacagagaggttaagtgacccggcagggtcacacagctggtaagtaggGGAGTGTGTTGGTTCGCGATTTGAACGCCCACCACCCCCTGGCTGCAGAATCCGTGCCATCCAGCAGGAAATGAGCCCATCCCCGGACCTCGCACACGGTGAGCACTCTGCGCACGGCGGCCGCAGGACGTGCAGCATTCGAGTGGAATCCGCTTTTCCAGGAGCTCGACTTCTCAACACGGCGGGAGGCTGCGAGGGCATCCAGGGGTGGGGACCCCGCCCGGGAATCCTGCGGCGGTCGCGAGCAGAGTCCAGTTCCGCGCGTCCGCCGCACGGGGGCGCTGCCGCCCTCGCCGCCGCCCGCGCGCTCCAGGCTGTCCCCGCGGCAGGGCGCGCCGCTGCAAGATGTCCGTGCGCCGCGGCCAGCGGCCCGCGCGGCCGGTCACCCGCCTCTCTTGGCTGCTGTGCTGCAGCGCCCTGCTGTCCCCGGCCGCGGGCTACGTGATCGTGAGCTCGGTGTCTTGGGCCGTCACCAACGAAGTGGACGAGGAGCTGGACAGCGCCTCCACCGAGGAGGTGCTGCCCGCGCTGCTGGAGGACTCGGGCAGCATCTGGCAGCGCAGCTTCCCGGCCTCGGCTCACAAGGAGGACGCGCACCTGCCGCCCCCGGCCGGCGCCGCCCGCTCCAGGCCGCCCCCCGCGCCGCCCGGGATGTTCTCCTACCGGCGGGAGAGCGGCCCGAGACTGCGCCCCAGCACCGCCCGCTTCCTGGCCCACGCCAGCGCCTGGGGCTGTCTGGCCACCGTGTCCGCCCACGAGAAGGTAAGTAGCCCCGCCCGGAGCCGGCTGCAGGTGCGTGCCTGGCGGTGGCCTGGGGACCGGGAGATGCTAGCTACCGCTCGCGCGCTCTGATCCAGGTCTCACAGACGTGCCCCGCCGGCGGGGTTGCGCTGTGGCCGGCGCGTAAATAACGGAACCAGATTGTGCTTTGGTTAACCTGGCAAAATGGGGGGCTTGGGAGGTGCTGACAGTCAGGCATCCTGCCAGGCGCATGGGGATTGAAGTGCAGTCTTGAGATGGTCAGAGAGGCGTACACATAACCAGCGCCTGACCCAAGACCTGGACAAAAGAAGCCAGAGCCGCCTTCGGCATCATAGAGTAGGCGCGTGCAGCCTCCCAACCCACAGCACCCAATGGACCCGAACTTCCCGGTCACCTACTGACACTGGGGACTGGGAGAAAGACACCACGGGGGGTTTGGTGGAAGTTCACTTTTGAAATATGGAACTTAAGAGGTTTTCTGGAAAGGAGGCTTCGGGTGCAAAGTGTATAAATGCTGGAATGAGTTGTTTTCAGCTGCAGTTTTATCATTCGGTTGGTAAATGTTTTTACTCACCTGTTAGGTATGATTCCACCTTAAGCCAAAATGACATGGATAAATGATGAGGAAGTGACATCCCTAAGTATACATGGCCCAGAAAGCTTTTAGGGCTGATGAGATCGATGTAAGGGTTTTATTACAGAGGTACTTTGAACTCCTGTTTTaatttatgcaaaataaatatttttttagggaaTGGATAGGTCATTGGCCAGCGGCAGGTTCTTACCTCAGGTATGGTCTCATTTGTTTGGAGACTGGCCAAGTCACCGAGTTGTCCACTTTATTTTCCCCCTCTATGGAATTAAGTGGTTGACTATGTTAGTTTTGAAGgtcctgttttactttttaaaaaatatttaaatgactttATTCTGATTATGCCAATGATCTTAATCACGTTCACAGCATCCAAATGGTTCCTCACAGTTATAAATTATGCTCCTAAGACATGCCTTAGGAAGATATGAAGCTTAAATAATGAGGCTGATCTTAGTCTAAAGCACAGATTGTTCTGGggtgtgtggctggctcagtgggaagagcgtgtgtctcaatctcagggttgtgagtttgagccctgcattgggtgtagagattacttatataaataaataaattaaaaaaaaaaaaaaagaagaaggatgtAGACAGAGTGAATGTTTGAAAAACCCCTTGGagcatctgggttgctcagttggttcggcgtccaacttctgctcgggtcatggtctcacagttcgtgagttcgagccccatgtcagactctatgctgacagctcagagcctggagcctgcttcagattctgtgtctccctctctctctgcccctaccccgcttgtgctctgtgtgtctctctctcaaaaataagtaaacattaagaaaaaaaatttaaaaccacagaTTGTTCAAGCAATTAAAAGTCTAGTGCCAACTAGACTTAGTCTAGTACTAAAGATATTTTGACATCTTTTTTCTTAGCGTTATTAGGAATTCCCCTTTCCAATATTGACATTTAGTCCAAATTCAGTGCATTCAGAGAGCACTTACCCTATGCATGTCATGTGTGCAAAGCATGATTCCAGGCAATTTATGACAAGCTGAAAAACAGAATCTGTAAATGAACTTATGTTCCCATTTTGGAAGACAGCGTAACATTGTGTCTTCTCAAATGATGAAAGCCATCTCCTATTCCACGTCTATACACCATTGCCAGGCAGTGCTTTAAAGACAAGACAGCTCCTGAGTTCTGAGCTCAGTCACAGTAAGGAATATTCTGTAAAGGGTAAATAAAGCTCATGAAGGTTGGAATGCAGGACCCAGCAGGGCCTGGGAAAACCTAAGAAATACTTGCATACATGTCTAAGAATTTCACCTACTCCACCGAagatcatgaataaaaatgggtGTGCAATGTTTCTGTGACTTCCTTTTCTCTAAAAGGGCAAGTTGCTGACTCATATAATGAAAAAttgattacaattaaaaaatggaactaATAAGTGAGAAAGTGGTGTAGCTGTAAAAGAAACAATAGTAGAAAGTTCTCGGAGTCCAAAGACCAGGTAAGATATTAAAGTTAAGACTTAAGATCTATCCCCAAAGTTGTCAGAACTTTAAGAGAGTCAGTGAAGGCAGTTGGGCTCGCAGGGGCAGGTTGTAGCTGACTTCCATAAATTTCAGTGCCACCCCCAAATAACTTTAAATGTAACAAAGTGAGGGTGTTTTCTATGCACATGCAGCAGCTTCAAGAATAATCCCCTAGCCATCCTTCCAAACAGAATGTCCCTGCTCAGCTCCTCAATAGAGATTCCAGAGCTATCACCGGGTGAGTTGGGTCAATTGGGAACCACTGTGCCTTAATTTACTACCTGTCAGAACCATGGTGATGCCATGCCATCCACATTGCTATATTTCCTGGCTaagctctcagctcaggtcaatccAAAACCTtgcattgaaaacaaaaaatgaaatgaaatgaaatgaaatgaaatgaaatgaaatgaaatgaaatgaaaaataaaataaaataaaataaaataccctgcATTGAAAAGGccttttttggtgtttgttaGATCCCAGGACTGCCATTTGGGAACTGCCTGCCCATCAGCGACGGCCCCTTGAACAACAGTACTGGGATTCCTTTCTTCTATGTGACACCCAAGGACCCTGCAGTGGCCGATCTGATGAAGAACCCCATggcctccctcctgctgccagaATCTGAAGGAGAGTTCTGCAGGTAGACAAAGAGTTTGGCCTTGCCCATGCAGGTTCTTTGTTATAAAGCAGAGGGTCTATGGGGTGGGACCTTTCTGAGTTGCATCAATTTACTGGGGCCCTGAGATGCAAAATGATGTGTTCACCAACTTGAAGTGGAAAGAGTATATGTACCTTTGGACTCAGATAAACAGAATTCCACCACTCACCAAGctatgtgatttggggcaagctACCTAATTTtgcggagcctcagtttcctcatctgtgaaatgggaataataatttctGCCTCATACGGTTCCTGGGAGGGTTGAGGGTCTTGTACAATATCAGTGAGCAAACAGGAGCTCCTGTTATGATGGGAAAGGGGAAGCTGGGAGGTTGATGAAGGAAGATCCAGTAGTTTGTCTGTGGGGCACATGGAGCATAGAATCTATTTACCACCCCAAGAGTCTCCTGCTTCGCTCTCTATTTactgtttttcaaatgaatttctAACCCACTATCCCCCACCACCAGAGATGTGTGCCCAAAGACCCCATATTCTTTAATACACCCTCTCTTAAAACtctgaaagaaaagacatttacgTGCAAATAGAGCATTGATCCAACACCTCTGTCTGAACTCAAAATGTAGAGCTTGAAATCAGATCCTGCCTGGAGATATCTGGACCAAGTTTGTGTGGGGGCATGCAGGGAACCCCCTGGGCAGCAGCAAATGCAACAGGTGGCCTCAGGCGAGTCCCTTAACCCCCAGGACTCTGTCACTTCACTATAAGATGTAGTGACCCTTCAGGAACTAGGATAGGATTTATCCCAATTCCaaagtttgattattttttatgcaaagcataaaaaaaaaacatataaagcaaaCAAATTGATTAGTTCTTTCCGGGGTAGGGGGGTAGGTGGTGGTAATAATCAAAGCCACAAAATGCTGTAAAATGCGCAGATAAAAGACCTTGTCACTTCCCCTTGGGACACTGACAAGGAGAGTCGGCACCAAGCTGGAGACAGTTCAGCTGACCCAGTTCCCCAGCAGGTATGGCAAGAAGCCAGGAAAAGGGATGTTTCCTCTTTCATGGAATATTCTGTGTGTTCTTGGCCAGTCAAGCTTGCTTGCTGGCACTAGAACTGTGTGCCCAGGATACCTTTCTAAACGCCTGAGGAGTGCCTAGGTCAGGCATCCTAAAAGTAGTCATGAGTCTGGAGAGTGTTGATCCTGCACCTGCTCTTGAAGACAGACAGCAGAACACAGAGCGGTGCGCACAGCGGCTGCAGCTCACAGGTTGTGGAAGGAATTTATTGGAAGGTTCCAGGTGGACGTCAGCAGGAGCTGAGAGCTGGCAGCCATGAGAAACCCAGCTTAGAGAGGACCTTGCCAAGGGGGACTGAGGTTCTGCCAAAGCTGGGCAGGCCGTCTACATGGCCTGGAATCAATCATTTGTGCAAACCATCTTCATGGCAGGTCCACACACCAAAAGTGCAAACGTCTACACAATACCCCAGGGCAGCTCGGGGCCAGAAGTggccacccaggccccactcaGCCACCCCAGGGCCGAGGGCATCAGTATCTCAGCACGCTTGTCACTCTGGCCTGGAAGAGGAGGCTCCCCAAGTCTAGATCCTCACGTGAGACTCCTTCTCAGAACTCCTCCCTCCTCGCACTGTTTAAGCTTCTGAAGCGTTAAGGCACAACTTGAAGAAATAGGTACAGATCAAGGTTAGCCCCAGTGAGCACCGAAGCTAAGGTTACCCGACAGTGAGGGTTGTTATCACCCCAGGGTCCACTACTTCCAGTGAACTGCTTATGACCAGGGGTGGCTCCTCTGAGTGAGCTTCCCAGTCCAAGTTCAGTATTACATTTGAGGTTTTACGTCCAGAATCTTGGTAACGTTGAGCCGAGAGACTTACCAAGAAAGACAGGCAAACACTGAAGCCCTGGGGAAACAACCCAAGCAGGAGCTCCTTGGGCCACAGGAGCATAACAAGGCATCAGGCAGAAGTGTCCAGGGCTAGGAACCACCCCGACAAGCAAGAAGTTCAGGGGACAGCCTGGCAAGGCAAGCACAAGCGGCCCCTGCTGCCTGATCCCAGGGCCGGGACGGAGGGCCGGCGACACCACAGGTCTTTGTCAAGCGCTTCAAAGTGTTTCCCACAGAACAGGGGGGATACAAAAACACCTGTTTCTCCTGATGATGATGGCGATCATGACAACGACGATGATGAAGTTGATGAGGAGGATGATGATGAATCAAAGCCACCTGATCCTTTCATCTTTGGAAGGCAGCTCTtactcaggaaaataaaaattgccttCATTCTATAAAGTTGGTGAGTTGAAATTGGGAATCAAAAACTTGCATTTTCACCATAACATTTGGTGCCTTCCGTGGGCTCGTATTCTTTGTGGCTCCTATTCTCTGTGGCTCCCCTCTGGGGAGGGGCCGGGTCTTTCCCATCTCATCCTAAGTGGGAAGACAAAGCCAGAACTGGTTCCTTCTGTGTGATGCATCCCAGGGCTCTGTGGGCCCACAGGGCCACGTTGGGGCTGAGGAGCCCTTGGCAGCTGAACAAACCAAGGTCAGGCCAGAAGGAAGCAACGTGGCCGCTGAAactctgagagaaggaaaagaggtgCCTTCCCAGCCATTCCCTGGGCATTTCAGCTACAACCTGCCTCTGTGTGAATCAGGGTTAGCCCTGGTGCCTGTGGAGTCTGGATGGGGACAGGCTGGTGAGCTCCACTTCCACGGGCAAGACGCAGCTCAAGAGGCGGGGCCAAACACAATTCCTGCCTGAGGGTAAGCTGAATGCATCTGATTCTACTACAAGGGTGGGCTGAGCCGGCCACCTGCTTTTAGAGCTCCACACACAGGTAGAtagctgtgtgtgcgtgtgcatgggTGTGTACCTGTGTGTACTGTCACACGTTCATATTATCCATTCTCACAACAGAAACGTCAACTGCCCCCACTGGGTCCCCCAGGCCACTCTGTCACCTTGAATTCATCGTCAATCCAACAGCTGAAGTGACCTTTCACACCCCAAATCAGATCCTGGAATTTCCCTGCTTAAATGCTTTCATTGGGAAAAAATAACGAAATCCTTGGTAATGGCCTAACAGGCCATGGGTGGCCAGgatcctgcctccctctcagtATAGATAAGAGAGCCTGATCCTTTGCTAATTGACTTAATATTTGATGCCTATTCtagttttattaatttgagagCTTTAACCTGAAAGCTCATTGTAATCCAAGCTGATATGTGTTTGGCAGGTAGCTAAGAAATGcgcctttttttatatatataattgacatgtaacgttatataagtttaaggtgtacaatatgttgatttgatacatttatatattgcagtgTGATTAGCACCA
This region includes:
- the CREG2 gene encoding protein CREG2 isoform X1, with the translated sequence MSVRRGQRPARPVTRLSWLLCCSALLSPAAGYVIVSSVSWAVTNEVDEELDSASTEEVLPALLEDSGSIWQRSFPASAHKEDAHLPPPAGAARSRPPPAPPGMFSYRRESGPRLRPSTARFLAHASAWGCLATVSAHEKIPGLPFGNCLPISDGPLNNSTGIPFFYVTPKDPAVADLMKNPMASLLLPESEGEFCRKNIVDPEDPRCARLTLTGQMTAVSPEEVEFAKQAMFSRDQNVPEGRPVSRRREAQSSRKVRRVPAWRGGLPWVRRVSVQGGQQGVEGWSRG
- the CREG2 gene encoding protein CREG2 isoform X2; translated protein: MSVRRGQRPARPVTRLSWLLCCSALLSPAAGYVIVSSVSWAVTNEVDEELDSASTEEVLPALLEDSGSIWQRSFPASAHKEDAHLPPPAGAARSRPPPAPPGMFSYRRESGPRLRPSTARFLAHASAWGCLATVSAHEKIPGLPFGNCLPISDGPLNNSTGIPFFYVTPKDPAVADLMKNPMASLLLPESEGEFCRKNIVDPEDPRCARLTLTGQMTAVSPEEVEFAKQAMFSRHPVLRKWPRQYEWFFMKMKIEHIWLQKWYGGVSDISREEYFKAVPRKA